Proteins from a genomic interval of uncultured Desulfuromusa sp.:
- the pckA gene encoding phosphoenolpyruvate carboxykinase (ATP), translating into MSDITAAGLGLKSVGKVYHNLDYDELFEHETKNNEGALSANGTMMVDTGKFTGRSPKDKYFVQQDPSQKNISWGNINQPVSEAIFDELYAEVIDYLSGKDVYVADGFSGANPQTTRKIRFVTEIAWQSHFIKNMFIRPTEAQLEGFSPDFTVYNAASISNKNWERHGLNSEVFVIFNIEKNVAIIGGSWYGGEMKKGIFTMMNYWMPLEKILSMHCSANVGKDGDVCLFFGLSGTGKTTLSTDAARKLIGDDEHGWDDDGIFNFEGGCYAKTIDLSPESEPEIFSAIKRDALLENVVYNEDGIIDYSDSSKTENTRVSYPIEHIENHEPTLMAGHPDNIIFLTCDAFGVLPPVSKLSKEQAMYYFLSGYTAKVAGTERGITEPQAAFSACFGEAFLPLHPTAYAKLLGEKMDKYNVNAYLVNTGWVGGGYGVGKRMSIKGTRACVNAILDGSIKSCDFEQTRFFELSIPKELTGVETDLLNPRNAWPDKDNFDQTAKKLAGMFVENFKKYITDNDDFDFTQAGPKI; encoded by the coding sequence ATGAGTGATATCACCGCAGCGGGTTTGGGACTGAAGAGTGTCGGCAAAGTTTACCATAATCTCGATTATGATGAACTATTTGAACATGAGACAAAAAACAATGAGGGGGCACTTTCAGCAAATGGAACGATGATGGTTGATACCGGTAAATTTACCGGTCGTTCACCTAAGGACAAGTATTTTGTACAGCAAGACCCATCTCAGAAAAACATTTCCTGGGGTAATATTAACCAGCCGGTTTCTGAAGCCATTTTTGATGAGCTTTATGCTGAAGTTATTGATTATCTGTCGGGCAAAGATGTTTATGTCGCTGATGGTTTCAGCGGTGCCAATCCACAGACAACACGTAAAATCAGATTTGTAACCGAAATTGCCTGGCAATCCCATTTTATCAAGAACATGTTTATCCGCCCAACTGAAGCTCAACTGGAAGGTTTTAGCCCGGATTTTACCGTTTATAATGCTGCCAGTATCTCGAACAAAAACTGGGAGCGACACGGTCTGAATTCAGAAGTTTTTGTTATCTTCAATATTGAAAAAAACGTCGCCATTATCGGTGGCTCATGGTATGGCGGAGAAATGAAAAAAGGTATCTTCACGATGATGAACTACTGGATGCCGCTGGAAAAAATTCTTTCGATGCATTGCAGTGCCAATGTCGGCAAAGATGGCGATGTCTGCCTCTTTTTTGGCCTCTCCGGTACCGGAAAAACAACCCTCTCGACCGATGCTGCCCGCAAGCTGATTGGTGATGATGAGCACGGTTGGGATGATGACGGCATCTTCAATTTTGAAGGTGGCTGTTATGCAAAAACGATTGATCTGTCCCCGGAAAGTGAACCGGAAATCTTCAGTGCCATCAAGCGTGACGCTTTGCTGGAAAATGTTGTTTATAATGAAGACGGAATTATCGACTACAGCGATAGCTCTAAAACTGAAAACACCCGGGTGTCATATCCGATTGAACACATTGAGAACCATGAACCAACCCTTATGGCTGGGCACCCTGATAATATTATTTTCCTCACCTGTGACGCTTTTGGTGTCCTCCCTCCCGTTTCCAAACTGAGCAAAGAACAAGCCATGTACTATTTCCTCTCCGGCTATACGGCCAAGGTAGCTGGAACCGAGCGAGGCATTACTGAACCACAGGCCGCCTTTTCCGCTTGCTTCGGTGAAGCGTTCCTGCCGCTTCATCCAACAGCTTATGCCAAGCTCTTAGGTGAGAAGATGGATAAATACAATGTCAATGCCTATCTGGTTAATACCGGCTGGGTTGGCGGCGGTTATGGTGTCGGTAAACGGATGAGCATCAAGGGGACACGTGCATGCGTGAATGCGATTCTTGATGGCAGTATCAAGAGTTGTGACTTTGAACAAACACGTTTTTTTGAGTTAAGTATTCCTAAAGAGCTGACCGGGGTTGAGACAGATCTATTGAATCCACGCAATGCCTGGCCGGACAAGGACAACTTTGACCAGACGGCCAAAAAACTGGCTGGAATGTTTGTGGAAAACTTCAAAAAATACATCACCGATAACGATGATTTTGACTTTACCCAGGCAGGGCCAAAAATTTAA